One Haloarchaeobius amylolyticus genomic window, GCCCTTGTAGTTCTCCTGGATGCGCGCGCCCCAGATGACGTTCGCACTCGCCTCGAGGCGCTCGGTGATGTTGTTCGCGATGCCCTCGGCCTCCTTCAGCGTGAGGTCGGGGCCGCCCGTGATGTGGACGAGACCACCGGATGCACCACGGTAGTCCACGTCCAGCAGCGGGTGGTTCATCGCGTCGTTCACCACCTCGCGCGTCTTGTTCTTGTCCTGTGTCTCGCCGACCAGCATCACCGCGACGCCACCCTGGTTCATGATGGCGCACATGTCGGCGTAGTCGAGGTTGATGAGACTCGGCTGTGTGATGGTCTCGGAGATACCCTTGACCGTCTCGGCGATGATCTGGTCCATCACCGAGAACGCCTTGCCGATGGGCAGGTTGGGCACGTAGTCGAGCAGTCGGTTGTTGTCCAGCACGATGATGGAGTCGGCCTCCTCGCGGAGCTTCTCCAGGCCTTCCTCGGCCTTGACCGTGCGGGCACGCTCGACGTTGAACGGCGTCGACACCATGCCGACGACGATGGCGCCCTGTTCCTTGGCGATCTTCGAGACGACCGGCGCCGCGCCGGTCCCCGTCCCGCCGCCCATGCCCGCCGTGACGAACACGAGGTCGGCGTCGCCGAGGACCTCCTTGATCGTACCCTGTGCC contains:
- the ftsZ gene encoding cell division protein FtsZ — encoded protein: MQDIVQDALEHEEREKQQKQDFDSDEFGDPRIVIVGCGGAGNNTVNRLYNIGVDGADTVAINTDKQHLKMIEADTKILVGKSLTNGLGAGGDPSMGERATEMAQGTIKEVLGDADLVFVTAGMGGGTGTGAAPVVSKIAKEQGAIVVGMVSTPFNVERARTVKAEEGLEKLREEADSIIVLDNNRLLDYVPNLPIGKAFSVMDQIIAETVKGISETITQPSLINLDYADMCAIMNQGGVAVMLVGETQDKNKTREVVNDAMNHPLLDVDYRGASGGLVHITGGPDLTLKEAEGIANNITERLEASANVIWGARIQENYKGKVRVMAIMTGVQSAQVLGPSTQKQADRSREAIDEGSFDASEADFGSPASSSSSSSAQSFGSTRGDGGRDEVEQNNGLDVIR